The genomic window TTCCAAGCCGGCAGACGCCGCTTGCCCAATGGTAAAGATACGCTCGGAGCCGTCATGAGCCACGACTGCGAGGGGTGACAGGGGCTGGCCAACGGTCAGATTGACTACGCTGACTTCGAAGACTGCATTAGTCACAGGTAGAGGTGCTGGTTCGGGGGGAGCTGGTGTGGCGATCCCACCGCTGTCGCTGCAGGCGACGAGAGCACTGGCTATGAGGGGAATGTATAAATATCTCATGGTCTGGGTGCTCCCTAGTTAACTGTTACAACGACGCGCACCACGGGGTTCAGCCAGCGATGAACCCTGTTGTCTATATCGCTGCTACCCCCAGTGAGGGTGTCGTCGCCCAGGACGTTACGGTGGATGTGTACAAAGCCTTCGGCCGTTGCCGCTATGCCCGTGCCACCGCTGCCACTGGCAGCAAGTACCGGCGGTGGGGCCGGGTATCCGGGTTCACCCGGTGCTCCGCTTCCGACGACCTCGTCGTTGCCTTCGGTACCCGAATCATAGGCATTCACGCTGTAAACGTAGCGGCCGGGCTCCGTTGGTATTTCAATTGAATTGAGGCCCATAAATCCGTCATTGCTGGGGAGGATCATGGCGACGATGGATAGACGGGTATTGTCCGGTGCGTCATCAGTGTTGAGCATGGCGCTGGTTCGCTGTCCCGGCGCCAGGAGACCCTCAGCTGGGTTCGCGACGACAGTTGCGTTGATAGCGTCGACATCGGCTACCAGGGCTGAGATATCGCCACCTTCCGCCATCGCCTGAAGACTGGCACTGGCGGGTTCTCCGCTGGTGAACAGGCTTGCATCGGACACATGGGCTGCAACGAGGAACGGCGTGAAATAGCTGCCGCGGGTGAGGTTGATGATCTCAACGTCGAATTGAGTGGCGCTGGCCGGGGCGGCGGCAGCGGTGATTGCGGCAACTACCGCAAATGATCCAAAGGTCTTTTTCATGGTGGCGACTCCCGTTGTGTATGGAGTCGCCAGTGTTGCGCGGCGATAAGGTCGGAGTTATCACAAAAGTTTCACGAATTGCTTACATGTTTGTCTCAGTGTTTCGCGCCCTGGATCACGACTCCATGATCCCTCAGGAGACGGTAGCTTGGTGCCTGGTCCCTGCGAGCGCAACCTGCATCAAAAATCATCCGCGCGAAGTTGAATCTCCTCCCGGGTCAGGCTTTGACGCAAACGCTCGGGATAGTCAGACGGGATTTTCCAGAGCAAATCGAGATTCGTAGGAGCAAGTCCGCGCTCTTCGGGCGTAAAGTCGCTGCGTACGGACAACACGACATCGGTACTGGCCCAGGGGTGGTCGAACCAGTAGCGGTGACCGGTAATATCAAATCCCCGACCCTCCCAGTCGCGAGAAACGTCCACGACTTCCAATCGCTCCGTGGCCATGAGCTGCTCCAGTTCATCGGCGCTGATCTCCTGATTTCGCTGGCCGATGCGCGTGCCGCCACCCATAAACAGCTGTGCCATATTCAGAGCGCCATCTTTGGAGGATACCGTGACGACGACCCGAGAACTGACGCTATCCAATGCCGGTAAGGCGTCAAAAAACTCTTCTGCGGGTACATCCGCCGCCGCGTAATACACCGTCCCGAGACGGAACTTTTCCCTGAGATCGACGCCGGGTGCCTGGTGGCGCTCGTAGAGGTCTTTGAGTGCGGCGGTAACCACGCGGCCTCCCGCGCTCCAGCAGACGATATGAATACGCCGGGCTTTGGAGTTTTTCGCCAGTTCCTCAAGAAGGGAGGTCAGGGCGGGCGCGGCCCGGTAGGCCCGTCTTACGTCACCGCCACCGCCATAGGCGATGATGTTCTGTCGCGTGGGCCAAGAGAATGCCAGGGAGGTCATATCACGACCCATGAAGTGATCGAGTTGCGCAGCGAAGGCGCTGGCATTGTAAAAATTGACCTTTGCGCCGTGAACGTAGATCAGAAGATCATCATCGCGCGATGCTTCTATGGAGGCGTTCATATCCCTCATCAGCCACGCCAGGGAGCCGGTCTCATCCCTAGCGTCGCTGGTTTCTGTGCCGGGGGTGTAGGCGCCGATTTCCATCAGCCCGGAAACAGCGAGGTCCACCGCGCTTGAGCGCTCTTCCGTGCGGGAGTACTCGCTAAGATCAGACCACGAAAGCTGTGGGGTTCCAAAGCCGATAAGGGTCATACCCAAAGCAGTTCTGGATCCCTCGTCATTACCGTAATCGATGCGCTGCATATCGTTGATGCGTTGGCGGGTCGTAGCGTAGTACACGCGCCTCGGCGTCCAGCGCTGCTCCTCTGGCACGTGGTCAAGGGGGCTGAAGCCGAGTTCAGAAAACAGCACCGGTGTCGGCATCAGCGGTTGCACAGAGGGGCCTGAACAGGCGGTCATAACCACTGCTGTTAACAGCGTAGTGAGCGCTCCACGGAGCCGGAGCGAGCTGAGCGTTCTGCTGACCACATGGACCTGTTTTGGAGGATGGCCGAACGGGCGTTGCATATCATGCTCCAGGGTGAGAACTGAGAGTCCAAGCCAAGCATAAAACCTTAGGGACTTACATCATAGTTAATCCGTGATTTATCGCATCTCCTGGCAGTACTGCGGGAACGATTTTTGGCGTCGGGCAAAAAACCTCTTAGACTTCTGTCTCTCATGCAGCAAGTGACAGGGCGCGA from Congregibacter litoralis KT71 includes these protein-coding regions:
- a CDS encoding spondin domain-containing protein, producing MKKTFGSFAVVAAITAAAAPASATQFDVEIINLTRGSYFTPFLVAAHVSDASLFTSGEPASASLQAMAEGGDISALVADVDAINATVVANPAEGLLAPGQRTSAMLNTDDAPDNTRLSIVAMILPSNDGFMGLNSIEIPTEPGRYVYSVNAYDSGTEGNDEVVGSGAPGEPGYPAPPPVLAASGSGGTGIAATAEGFVHIHRNVLGDDTLTGGSSDIDNRVHRWLNPVVRVVVTVN
- a CDS encoding alpha/beta hydrolase — its product is MQPLMPTPVLFSELGFSPLDHVPEEQRWTPRRVYYATTRQRINDMQRIDYGNDEGSRTALGMTLIGFGTPQLSWSDLSEYSRTEERSSAVDLAVSGLMEIGAYTPGTETSDARDETGSLAWLMRDMNASIEASRDDDLLIYVHGAKVNFYNASAFAAQLDHFMGRDMTSLAFSWPTRQNIIAYGGGGDVRRAYRAAPALTSLLEELAKNSKARRIHIVCWSAGGRVVTAALKDLYERHQAPGVDLREKFRLGTVYYAAADVPAEEFFDALPALDSVSSRVVVTVSSKDGALNMAQLFMGGGTRIGQRNQEISADELEQLMATERLEVVDVSRDWEGRGFDITGHRYWFDHPWASTDVVLSVRSDFTPEERGLAPTNLDLLWKIPSDYPERLRQSLTREEIQLRADDF